One window of the Marinoscillum sp. 108 genome contains the following:
- the panB gene encoding 3-methyl-2-oxobutanoate hydroxymethyltransferase — translation MSTAQGQFKKITTHRLQEMKATGEKIAMLTAYDYSMARILDASGIDVILVGDSASNVMAGNETTLPITLDHMIWHATSVVKAVHRALVVVDVPFGSYQGNSSEALRSSIRIMKESGAHAVKMEGGIEIKESISRVLSAGIPVMGHLGLTPQSIYKFGTYSVRAKEEVEAEKLKSDAQILQDIGCFGIVLEKIPASLAKEVSESLHIPIIGIGAGPDVDGQVLVVHDMLGITQDFKPRFLRQYADLNKIIGEATTNFIKDIRSKDFPNKEESY, via the coding sequence ATGAGCACAGCGCAAGGACAATTTAAGAAAATCACCACCCACCGGCTTCAGGAGATGAAAGCGACCGGAGAGAAGATAGCTATGCTCACTGCATACGATTACTCGATGGCGCGTATTCTGGATGCCTCCGGTATAGATGTGATCCTGGTAGGAGATTCAGCGTCCAATGTCATGGCCGGGAATGAAACTACCCTGCCCATCACTCTGGATCACATGATCTGGCATGCCACTTCGGTGGTCAAGGCCGTTCATCGTGCACTCGTGGTGGTGGATGTTCCTTTTGGGAGTTATCAGGGCAATTCTTCTGAAGCACTCAGATCGAGCATCCGTATTATGAAAGAATCCGGTGCACATGCGGTAAAGATGGAAGGCGGCATTGAGATCAAGGAAAGTATCTCCCGAGTGCTGTCAGCAGGGATTCCTGTTATGGGACATTTGGGGCTTACACCTCAGTCTATTTATAAGTTTGGCACATATAGCGTGCGTGCCAAAGAGGAGGTAGAGGCCGAAAAATTGAAATCTGATGCACAGATTTTACAGGACATTGGATGCTTCGGTATCGTGCTGGAAAAAATCCCAGCCAGTTTGGCCAAAGAAGTATCAGAGTCCCTGCACATCCCGATTATTGGTATAGGAGCAGGACCGGATGTAGATGGTCAGGTGCTGGTGGTGCATGATATGTTGGGAATCACTCAGGATTTCAAGCCCAGGTTTTTAAGACAATATGCAGATTTGAATAAAATCATTGGTGAGGCTACCACCAATTTCATCAAGGACATTAGGTCCAAGGATTTTCCCAACAAGGAAGAAAGTTATTAA
- a CDS encoding thioredoxin family protein — translation MSLTLSSMMSLGTPAPDFRLPDVVSGKSVSLSEARGAKGTVIMFICAHCPYVIHIQEEIANIAHYYQDKGVDFVAISANDVIKYPGDSPKALKEQALSVGFTFPYLYDESQRVARAYKAECTPDFFVFDENNLCVYRGRMDEASPGNGKPVNGKDLRGALDALVLGDPISDDQHPSMGCNIKWK, via the coding sequence ATGTCACTCACCTTATCCAGCATGATGTCACTAGGCACACCGGCTCCAGATTTTAGGCTACCGGATGTCGTTTCAGGAAAATCAGTATCCTTATCCGAGGCAAGAGGAGCGAAAGGCACGGTGATCATGTTCATCTGTGCGCATTGCCCTTATGTGATTCATATTCAGGAGGAGATAGCCAATATTGCTCATTATTATCAGGATAAAGGGGTTGACTTTGTGGCCATTTCAGCCAATGACGTCATCAAATACCCCGGAGATAGTCCGAAGGCCTTGAAGGAGCAGGCCCTCTCCGTGGGGTTTACCTTTCCGTATTTATATGATGAATCCCAACGTGTGGCCAGGGCTTACAAAGCTGAGTGTACTCCTGATTTTTTTGTGTTTGATGAAAACAATCTCTGTGTCTACAGGGGTAGAATGGATGAAGCCTCTCCAGGAAATGGGAAGCCGGTAAATGGGAAGGATTTGAGGGGTGCTTTGGATGCGCTGGTGTTGGGTGATCCTATTTCTGATGACCAACACCCGAGTATGGGATGTAATATCAAATGGAAGTGA
- a CDS encoding amidohydrolase family protein, translating into MRYPFALLFVFITGLVFAQTPAPERTEGDGPYDRLIIRGATLINGNGAPPMGPVDIVITKNKISQISIVGYPGVSIDNSKRPRSGENDHEIDAEGMYVLPGFIDMHGHIGSISEIPAEYVFKLWMAHGITTIREPGSFQGRDWTLDHKKRSSKNEITAPRIISYTGFGMGSDGINTEEEARKWVRANAEAGSDGIKFFGARPEIMKAALEENKKLGLGAACHHAQTNVAWLNVLNSSEWGLTTMEHWYGLPEAMFHDRTVQHYPADYNYQNEQQRFEEAGKLWEQAAAPGSEKWNEVMNTLLARDFTLDPTFNIYEANRDLMRARNADWHKDYTLPVQWDFYAPSKVSHGSYWHAWGTEQEVAWKKNYLLWMTFVNEYKNRGGRVTTGSDSGYIYQLYGFAYIRELELLREAGFHPLEVIRSATLMGAEALGLQNQIGTIEVGKLADLVLVEENPLADLKVLYGTGAIRLTEENEIIRAGGVKYTIKDGIVYDAKELLKDVREMVKKAKLTDGEITQPGYPNWD; encoded by the coding sequence ATGAGATACCCATTTGCCCTACTTTTTGTTTTCATTACAGGATTGGTCTTTGCCCAGACACCTGCCCCAGAGCGTACCGAGGGCGACGGCCCCTATGATCGCCTGATTATCCGTGGGGCTACCCTGATTAACGGAAATGGAGCACCACCTATGGGGCCGGTAGATATTGTGATCACGAAAAACAAGATTAGCCAGATCAGTATAGTGGGATATCCTGGTGTGTCGATTGACAACAGCAAAAGACCCAGAAGTGGCGAAAACGATCATGAAATAGATGCTGAAGGCATGTATGTCCTCCCCGGGTTTATTGATATGCACGGCCACATCGGATCTATCTCTGAGATTCCGGCGGAGTATGTCTTCAAATTGTGGATGGCACATGGCATTACCACAATACGTGAGCCCGGGAGTTTTCAGGGCAGAGACTGGACGCTCGATCACAAAAAGCGAAGTTCCAAAAACGAGATCACCGCTCCAAGAATCATTTCCTACACGGGGTTTGGAATGGGGTCCGATGGCATCAATACGGAAGAGGAAGCACGAAAATGGGTGCGCGCCAATGCTGAAGCCGGTTCTGATGGCATAAAATTTTTCGGTGCCCGGCCTGAGATCATGAAAGCAGCGCTGGAAGAAAACAAAAAACTGGGACTGGGGGCTGCATGCCATCACGCCCAAACCAACGTGGCATGGTTAAATGTCCTTAACTCTTCGGAATGGGGACTTACCACGATGGAACACTGGTATGGCCTCCCTGAGGCCATGTTTCATGATCGTACTGTACAGCACTATCCGGCAGACTACAACTACCAGAATGAACAGCAGCGCTTCGAAGAAGCAGGCAAGCTCTGGGAGCAGGCCGCAGCTCCGGGTTCGGAGAAGTGGAATGAGGTAATGAATACATTGCTGGCTCGGGACTTCACCCTGGATCCTACCTTCAACATCTATGAAGCCAACCGGGACCTCATGCGAGCCAGAAATGCTGACTGGCACAAGGACTATACCCTGCCTGTACAGTGGGATTTTTATGCCCCCAGCAAAGTATCTCACGGATCTTACTGGCACGCCTGGGGCACGGAACAGGAAGTAGCCTGGAAGAAGAATTATCTGCTCTGGATGACATTTGTGAATGAATACAAAAATCGGGGTGGGCGGGTGACCACTGGCTCTGACAGTGGTTACATCTATCAGCTTTATGGATTTGCTTATATCCGGGAGCTTGAGCTCCTCAGGGAAGCCGGTTTTCATCCACTGGAAGTCATTCGATCCGCCACCCTAATGGGCGCAGAAGCCCTTGGGCTTCAGAATCAGATCGGCACCATAGAGGTGGGCAAACTGGCAGATCTGGTCCTGGTAGAGGAAAACCCCCTTGCAGACCTGAAGGTGCTGTATGGAACGGGAGCCATCAGGCTGACCGAAGAGAATGAAATAATACGTGCCGGTGGCGTAAAATACACCATCAAAGACGGGATAGTATATGACGCCAAAGAACTCCTGAAGGACGTGCGCGAAATGGTGAAAAAAGCCAAATTAACTGATGGTGAAATCACTCAACCAGGATATCCCAATTGGGATTAA